In Primulina eburnea isolate SZY01 chromosome 3, ASM2296580v1, whole genome shotgun sequence, one DNA window encodes the following:
- the LOC140825357 gene encoding uncharacterized protein isoform X1 has protein sequence MGKTEDEQTLPSTELDAQGTNPSEGYCNWCCLSCRRVKKLVTFRCILVLVLCVAVLLSAVFWLPFFHYGDQKDLDLNYEGHDIVASFMLKKAASFLEDYITLLEDDIFDEMSFLTTKVEIISLESSAGSDLTKVVFAVESDVTTQSLIKDSFVYLIIRQSFLNLTNASLFGEPFSFEVLKFRGGITASPEQKAFLMQRVQILFNFTLNFSMDQLLSEFDQLSSQLKSGLQLAPYENLYIKLTNLKGSSVAPPTTVQSQVLLAVGVNPSNSRLKQLAQTITSSHKKNLGLNNTVFGRVKQVQLSSTLQHSLGGDGSVSSPSPSPSLPPMSQSHHRHHHVASLAPIISPSQPPGNRASVNRKKSPTSAPAPAPGKNLASNPPSCHFGYNNRSPWKRDEHYHLTPSSPPIHAPNPALSLPKQNDPLTPKSSQVSSPSPSPNVAYVHSLPPSKNDLHARPPDVMPLVSPLPEPSESKKEAVFLGKAILSEINHGTAPWNIVS, from the exons ATGGGGAAGACGGAGGATGAGCAGACTTTGCCAAGTACAGAGCTTGATGCTCAGGGTACAAACCCAAGTGAAGGGTACTGTAATTGGTGCTGTTTGAGTTGTAGGAGGGTTAAAAAGTTGGTGACTTTCAGATGTATTCTTGTTTTGGTGCTTTGTGTTGCGGTTCTTTTGTCTGCTGTCTTTTGGCTTCCATTTTTCCATTATGGAGATCAGAAGGATCTGGATCTGAACTATGAAG GTCATGACATAGTTGCAAGTTTTATGCTTAAGAAGGCCGCGTCTTTTCTCGAGGACTATATTACACTGCTTGAGGATGATATTTTTGATGAGATGAGCTTTCTCACCACTAAA GTAGAAATAATATCATTAGAATCATCTGCAGGGTCAGACTTAACAAAGGTTGTGTTTGCTGTTGAATCTGATGTGACTACCCAAAGTTTAATTAAAGACTCTTTTGTGTATTTAATTATACGGCAATCGTTCCTTAATTTGACAAATGCATCGTTGTTCGGGGAACCTTTTTCTTTCGAGGTGCTCAAATTCAGAGGTGGGATAACTGCGAGTCCTGAACAGAAGGCATTTCTTATGCAAAGAGTTCAGATTCTGTTCAACTTCACCTTGAATTTCTCCATGGATCAATTACTTAGTGAGTTCGATCAACTTAGTAGCCAACTGAAGAGTGGCTTGCAACTGGCTCCATATGAG AACTTGTATATCAAGCTGACTAATCTTAAAGGTTCATCAGTAGCTCCACCCACTACAGTCCAATCACAAGTTCTCCTTGCTGTTGGTGTTAATCCCTCAAACTCAAGGTTAAAGCAGTTGGCTCAAACTATCACCAGTTCACATAAGAAAAACCTTGGCCTGAATAACACGGTATTTGGTCGTGTTAAGCAGGTTCAACTTTCATCCACATTGCAGCATTCCCTTGGCGGTGATGGAAGTGTTTCATCGCCATCCCCTTCTCCGTCTCTCCCTCCTATGTCACAATCCCACCACCGCCACCACCATGTTGCCAGTCTTGCTCCTATTATATCACCGTCACAGCCGCCGGGAAACAGGGCATCTGTAAATAGGAAAAAGTCACCGACTTCTGCACCTGCACCTGCACCAGGAAAGAATTTAGCATCCAACCCTCCATCTTGTCATTTCGGTTACAATAATAGGTCTCCCTGGAAACGCGATGAACATTATCATTTGACTCCTTCCTCACCACCAATTCATGCACCGAATCCTGCTCTATCACTGCCAAAACAGAATGATCCTTTGACTCCTAAAAGTTCTCAAGTTTCTTCCCCAAGTCCATCGCCAAATGTTGCTTATGTCCATAGTCTGCCCCCATCGAAGAATGATCTGCATGCAAGACCTCCAGATGTAATGCCATTAGTTTCACCCTTGCCTGAACCAT CAGAAAGTAAGAAAGAAGCCGTTTTTCTTGGCAAGGCCATTCTGTCTGAAATTAACCATGGAACTGCCCCCTGGAACATCGTCTCCTAA
- the LOC140825357 gene encoding uncharacterized protein isoform X2 codes for MGKTEDEQTLPSTELDAQGTNPSEGYCNWCCLSCRRVKKLVTFRCILVLVLCVAVLLSAVFWLPFFHYGDQKDLDLNYEGHDIVASFMLKKAASFLEDYITLLEDDIFDEMSFLTTKVEIISLESSAGSDLTKVVFAVESDVTTQSLIKDSFVYLIIRQSFLNLTNASLFGEPFSFEVLKFRGGITASPEQKAFLMQRVQILFNFTLNFSMDQLLSEFDQLSSQLKSGLQLAPYENLYIKLTNLKGSSVAPPTTVQSQVLLAVGVNPSNSRLKQLAQTITSSHKKNLGLNNTVFGRVKQVQLSSTLQHSLGGDGSVSSPSPSPSLPPMSQSHHRHHHVASLAPIISPSQPPGNRASVNRKKSPTSAPAPAPGKNLASNPPSCHFGYNNRSPWKRDEHYHLTPSSPPIHAPNPALSLPKQNDPLTPKSSQVSSPSPSPNVAYVHSLPPSKNDLHARPPDVMPLVSPLPEPSTAAIFSFNMWALPLFILPALHL; via the exons ATGGGGAAGACGGAGGATGAGCAGACTTTGCCAAGTACAGAGCTTGATGCTCAGGGTACAAACCCAAGTGAAGGGTACTGTAATTGGTGCTGTTTGAGTTGTAGGAGGGTTAAAAAGTTGGTGACTTTCAGATGTATTCTTGTTTTGGTGCTTTGTGTTGCGGTTCTTTTGTCTGCTGTCTTTTGGCTTCCATTTTTCCATTATGGAGATCAGAAGGATCTGGATCTGAACTATGAAG GTCATGACATAGTTGCAAGTTTTATGCTTAAGAAGGCCGCGTCTTTTCTCGAGGACTATATTACACTGCTTGAGGATGATATTTTTGATGAGATGAGCTTTCTCACCACTAAA GTAGAAATAATATCATTAGAATCATCTGCAGGGTCAGACTTAACAAAGGTTGTGTTTGCTGTTGAATCTGATGTGACTACCCAAAGTTTAATTAAAGACTCTTTTGTGTATTTAATTATACGGCAATCGTTCCTTAATTTGACAAATGCATCGTTGTTCGGGGAACCTTTTTCTTTCGAGGTGCTCAAATTCAGAGGTGGGATAACTGCGAGTCCTGAACAGAAGGCATTTCTTATGCAAAGAGTTCAGATTCTGTTCAACTTCACCTTGAATTTCTCCATGGATCAATTACTTAGTGAGTTCGATCAACTTAGTAGCCAACTGAAGAGTGGCTTGCAACTGGCTCCATATGAG AACTTGTATATCAAGCTGACTAATCTTAAAGGTTCATCAGTAGCTCCACCCACTACAGTCCAATCACAAGTTCTCCTTGCTGTTGGTGTTAATCCCTCAAACTCAAGGTTAAAGCAGTTGGCTCAAACTATCACCAGTTCACATAAGAAAAACCTTGGCCTGAATAACACGGTATTTGGTCGTGTTAAGCAGGTTCAACTTTCATCCACATTGCAGCATTCCCTTGGCGGTGATGGAAGTGTTTCATCGCCATCCCCTTCTCCGTCTCTCCCTCCTATGTCACAATCCCACCACCGCCACCACCATGTTGCCAGTCTTGCTCCTATTATATCACCGTCACAGCCGCCGGGAAACAGGGCATCTGTAAATAGGAAAAAGTCACCGACTTCTGCACCTGCACCTGCACCAGGAAAGAATTTAGCATCCAACCCTCCATCTTGTCATTTCGGTTACAATAATAGGTCTCCCTGGAAACGCGATGAACATTATCATTTGACTCCTTCCTCACCACCAATTCATGCACCGAATCCTGCTCTATCACTGCCAAAACAGAATGATCCTTTGACTCCTAAAAGTTCTCAAGTTTCTTCCCCAAGTCCATCGCCAAATGTTGCTTATGTCCATAGTCTGCCCCCATCGAAGAATGATCTGCATGCAAGACCTCCAGATGTAATGCCATTAGTTTCACCCTTGCCTGAACCAT CTACTGCAGCTATCTTCTCCTTCAATATGTGGGCTCTACCGCTTTTCATATTACCTGCGTTGCATTTATAG
- the LOC140825358 gene encoding nascent polypeptide-associated complex subunit alpha-like protein: protein MTQSQEELLAAHLEQHKIEDEGPLIEDEDDDEEDDEGDEDDVEGPEDAGGKSKQSRSEKKSRKAMLKLGMKSIPGVSRVTVKKSKNILFVISKPDVFKSPNSDTYVIFGEAKIEDLSSQLQTQAAEQFKAPNISNMIPKSEPTTTLQDDEDVDETGVEPKDVELVMTQAGVSRARAVKSLKDADGDIVSAIMELTN from the exons ATGACTCAATCTCAGGAAGAATTGTTGGCTGCCCATCTCGAGCAACACAAGATTGAA GATGAGGGGCCTTTAATCGAAGATGAAGATGATGACGAGGAAGATGATGAAGGGgatgaagatgatgtagaag GACCAGAAGATGCTGGTGGTAAGTCGAAGCAGAGCCGTAGTGAGAAGAAGAGCCGCAAGGCAATGCTAAAGCTGGGAATGAAGTCTATTCCTGGTGTTAGCCGAGTCACTGTTAAGAAGAGCAAGAAT ATCTTATTTGTCATCTCAAAGCCAGATGTTTTCAAAAGCCCAAATTCGGACACATATGTAATCTTTGGCGAGGCTAAAATCGAGGATTTAAGTTCACAGTTGCAGACTCAAGCCGCAGAGCAGTTCAAGGCTCCTAATATCAGCAATATGATACCTAAGAGTGAGCCAACAACAACACTTCAGGATGATGAGGATGTAGATGAAACTGGAGTAGAACCGAAGGACGTAGAGCTTGTGATGACTCAAGCTGGTGTTTCTAGAGCCAGAGCAGTGAAATCTCTCAAGGACGCAGATGGAGATATCGTCTCGGCCATTATGGAACTCACAAATTAG
- the LOC140825360 gene encoding probable E3 ubiquitin-protein ligase RHC1A gives MSSERATHWCHSCGEPVTLGRQMVACPNCNGGFIQELDDTLSMSAEEHTQRPRFFETISNFLRQQMSVRGSISNIRGITERGSQNATPWNTVLVFSGDMPVRMPGGGGVLEFLNEAIGFRRDNGGNYYIGPGVDEYLEHVTQDYQRPPPPASSSVIAALPTVKISKKHVRSDSMCAVCKETFELGCQARKLPCKHIYHPDCIVPWLEQRSSCPVCRQELNGRNSSSHNRSRSQGSSSRDDRSGNRGRGRHWSFLWPFGSSRSNSRLNETAEPSPVPYHQDDNHTGYSDWPFEY, from the coding sequence ATGTCAAGTGAGAGGGCAACCCATTGGTGTCATAGTTGTGGGGAACCAGTGACCCTGGGAAGACAAATGGTTGCGTGTCCTAACTGTAATGGAGGTTTTATTCAAGAACTTGATGACACATTAAGCATGTCTGCTGAAGAACACACCCAAAGACCAAGATTCTTTGAAACCATCTCGAATTTTCTCAGGCAGCAGATGTCTGTGAGAGGCAGCATATCTAATATCCGAGGGATAACTGAGAGGGGCTCTCAAAATGCTACTCCATGGAACACGGTCCTAGTTTTCAGCGGTGACATGCCAGTCAGAATGCCTGGCGGTGGTGGAGTTCTGGAGTTTCTTAATGAAGCTATTGGATTCAGACGAGACAATGGAGGAAATTACTATATTGGACCGGGAGTGGACGAATATTTAGAACATGTCACACAAGATTATCAACGTCCCCCTCCCCCAGCTTCAAGCTCTGTGATCGCGGCCTTACCAACAGTCAAGATTTCAAAAAAGCATGTTCGTTCAGATTCAATGTGTGCCGTTTGTAAAGAGACATTTGAACTGGGTTGTCAGGCAAGAAAACTTCCCTGCAAACATATATATCACCCAGATTGTATTGTGCCATGGTTAGAACAACGCAGTTCTTGCCCTGTTTGTCGCCAGGAGCTTAATGGTCGAAACTCGAGCTCGCATAACAGAAGCAGGAGCCAGGGTTCTAGCAGCAGAGATGACCGAAGTGGCAATCGAGGTAGGGGAAGGCATTGGTCTTTCTTGTGGCCATTTGGTTCGTCGCGTTCCAATTCGCGTCTAAATGAAACGGCTGAACCAAGTCCAGTTCCATATCATCAAGATGACAACCATACAGGGTACTCTGATTGGCCTTTCGAATATTGA